A portion of the Thiohalorhabdus denitrificans genome contains these proteins:
- a CDS encoding peptidoglycan D,D-transpeptidase FtsI family protein, which produces MKLAWRGRFAYFLLLMGFLGITVQLLRVQVVRAPDLQEKARQQAFHKVRVPAIRGAVLDRNGAPLAVSTPVKSVYAAPPEVATGRGDLERLARALDMEPRALRERLERSSPFVYLRRQVPPSVAEAVQALGINGIGTVQEYRRYYPAGEVAAHVVGFAGVDGIGLEGVELAYDRTLSGTPGRRLVERDALGRDMRTLRVEKPVRRGDDLRLSLDSRLQYVTYQALKETVARYEAKAGMAVVVDPHTGEVLALANVPSYNPNRRGGQGGAAKRRNRAITDAMEPGSILKPFTVAAALEEGQVRPDTEVFCENGLMRVGGHAIHDAHPMGEVPVQEVIQKSSNICAAKIALDQDNQQLWGHLRGFGFGLRPGTGFPGEASGVLRPPYQWNRFERATIGFGHGMTASALQVARAYAVLANGGVRLPLTLRRVGPDEVVPGKRVLGRETAEEMAEMLSLVVGPGGTGKRAALEGYGVAGKTGTAQKPEKGGYAEDKYLSAFAGFAPVSNPSLVAVVMVDEPQGEHYGGKVAAPAFRRIIAQGLRLRQVPPRPSEEGGGPPPPLRQARGTGEPAAASGSAS; this is translated from the coding sequence ATGGGGTTTCTGGGCATCACCGTCCAGCTGCTCCGGGTGCAGGTGGTGCGCGCCCCCGACCTGCAGGAGAAGGCCCGGCAGCAGGCGTTCCACAAGGTCCGGGTGCCCGCTATCCGCGGCGCGGTGCTGGATCGGAACGGCGCCCCCCTGGCGGTGAGCACCCCAGTGAAGTCGGTGTACGCGGCCCCGCCCGAGGTGGCCACGGGGCGGGGAGACCTGGAGCGGCTGGCCCGGGCCCTGGACATGGAGCCCCGGGCCCTGCGCGAGCGCCTGGAGCGGAGCAGCCCCTTCGTCTATTTGCGGCGGCAGGTGCCGCCCAGCGTGGCCGAGGCCGTGCAGGCCCTCGGCATCAACGGCATCGGTACGGTGCAGGAATACCGCCGCTACTACCCGGCGGGTGAGGTGGCGGCCCATGTGGTAGGGTTCGCCGGCGTGGACGGCATCGGCCTGGAGGGGGTGGAGCTGGCCTACGACCGGACCCTGAGCGGCACCCCCGGCAGGCGCTTGGTGGAGCGGGACGCCCTGGGGCGGGACATGCGCACCCTGCGGGTGGAGAAGCCGGTGCGGCGGGGCGACGACCTGCGCCTCAGCCTGGACAGCCGGCTCCAGTACGTGACCTACCAGGCCCTCAAGGAGACGGTGGCCCGGTACGAAGCCAAGGCGGGCATGGCGGTGGTGGTGGACCCCCATACCGGGGAGGTGCTCGCGCTGGCCAACGTCCCCTCGTACAATCCCAACCGCCGCGGCGGGCAGGGCGGGGCCGCGAAACGCCGCAATCGGGCCATCACCGACGCGATGGAGCCGGGATCCATTCTCAAGCCGTTCACCGTGGCCGCCGCCCTGGAGGAAGGGCAGGTGCGGCCGGATACCGAGGTGTTCTGCGAGAACGGGCTGATGCGCGTGGGAGGCCACGCCATCCACGATGCCCATCCCATGGGCGAGGTCCCCGTGCAGGAGGTGATCCAGAAATCGAGCAACATCTGCGCCGCCAAGATCGCCCTCGATCAGGACAACCAGCAGCTGTGGGGTCACCTGCGGGGCTTCGGCTTCGGGCTGCGGCCCGGTACGGGCTTCCCGGGGGAGGCCAGCGGGGTGCTGCGTCCCCCCTACCAGTGGAACCGCTTCGAGCGGGCCACCATAGGCTTCGGCCACGGCATGACCGCCAGCGCCCTGCAGGTGGCGCGCGCTTACGCGGTGCTGGCCAATGGCGGGGTGCGCCTGCCGCTCACCCTGCGGCGGGTGGGACCCGATGAGGTGGTTCCGGGCAAGCGGGTCCTCGGCCGGGAAACGGCGGAGGAAATGGCGGAGATGCTGAGCCTGGTGGTGGGCCCCGGGGGAACGGGCAAGCGCGCCGCCCTGGAGGGGTACGGGGTGGCGGGCAAGACCGGCACCGCGCAGAAGCCGGAAAAGGGCGGCTACGCGGAGGACAAATACCTGTCGGCCTTCGCCGGCTTCGCTCCCGTGAGCAACCCCAGCCTGGTGGCCGTGGTGATGGTGGATGAGCCCCAGGGCGAGCACTACGGCGGCAAGGTGGCGGCCCCCGCTTTCCGCCGCATCATCGCCCAGGGGCTGCGCCTGCGGCAGGTCCCGCCGCGGCC